The DNA window CGCAGGATGACGCCGAGGAGAAACGGGTACGGCTCGTGAGCGACGATGGTCAGCCGATAGGTGGGAGCCGATCCGTCCACCACCCGTTCGTGGTGGAACAGCTCGACCCGCGAGAGCGACGACAGCACCGACTCGGGGTCGAACGGCGACCGCGACGTGACGAGCAGCGACTCGATCCAGTCGCCTTCGTCCGCGTAGAAGGCGTTCTCGAACTCGATCGATCGCACGTCCGGAACCCGGTCGGCTATCTCGCTTACGACCCCCGAGAGGGCGGTCTGGAACTCGATACGAAGGATATTTGATCACCCGTGCGGCCGTCCGTCCGGTTGCCAAGTACGATATATAATGGTTTGTATAACAATCCGACAACCACGGGGGTCCGACGAAGAACGGCGATCCGACGACGCCGCGAAACCGGCGAGTCGGCCGAGCCGACGTCGGGAAAATCGGAAGGTCGCTCTCGACCTACGGCCGCTCTCGAATTACAGCCGCTCTCGAACGTCGTCGGCGACCGCAGAGAGCGCCTCCTCCGCGACCGCGACGCGATCCGTGAGGCTACAGAAGCCGTGCGCCATCGCCGGGTAGTGGCGGCTCTCGACGGGCGTGCCCTCCTCGGCGAACCGCTCCGCGAGCGCGAGGCCGTCGTCGCGAAGCGGGTCGAAGCCGGCGGTGACGACGGTCGCCGGCGGGAGCCCGCCGAGGTCGTCGGCCCGCAGCGGGACCGCGAAGGGATTGTGCGCGTCCACCGGGCTCCGGAGGTACTGCTCGTAGAACCACTCCATGTCGGCGCGGGTGAGGAGCGGCCCGTCGGCGTTCTCGCGGTAGGAGTCCGTCCCGAAGTCGTGGCCCGCGATCGGGTACAACAGGAACTGGCCCACGATATCGGGCCCGTCGAACTCGCGGGCGTGAAGCGCCGCGACGGCCGCGAGCGCGCCGCCAGCGCTGGTGCCGGCGACGCCGAGCCGGTCGGGGTCGCCGCCGAACGAGGCAGCGACCTCGGCGGCCCACTCCACCGCCGCGGCCGCCTCGTCGACGGGGACCGGGAACGGGTGTTCGGGCGCGAGCCGGTAGTCGACGGAGACGACGACGGAGTCGGTCCGCGTCGCCAGCTCGCGACACGGGCCGTCGATGGAGTCGAGCGTCCCGAGCGTCCAGCCGCCGCCGTGGAAGTAGACGAGGGTCCGGGCGGGCGGCGCGTCGGCGTCGGCCGACTCGTCGACGTCGGCCGGCTCGCCGGATCCGGTCGCGGCCGCCGGCCGGTACACCCGCACGGGGACCTCGCCGTGCGGGCCGTCGAACGCGAGGTCACGAACGCTCTCGACGGTCGGCTCCGGCTCGCCCGAGAACACCTCGTCCTCTAGGCGTCTGGCGGCCTCCACGGAGAGGTCGTGCCACTCCGGGAGCCCGAGCGCTTCGAGTTCGTCGACGACCGCCGCGAGTTCGGGGTCGAGTTCGGCCGCGCGCATGCGGGGACCGAGGCGGTGGTCCTTTATCAGTCGGTCGGTAACGTCGACCGATGACGGTCCGGCTGTCGTACGAGAGCGGGACGATCCGGGTGGTGGGCGATCCGGACGAGAGCGACGCCGGATGGGACGGCGATCTTCCCCCGCTGCCCGGCGTCGAGACCGATCCCCGATCCGGAACCGGTCGGGCCCCCGCCCACCGCTACGCGGCGATCCGCCGGGCGCTCGAGGTCGCCGGCGTCCCCGTCGACGACCGGGTGCCCGCGTGGGAGCGGGGCGAAGGCGACGCCGGACTCGCGCTCTCGACCGACTACGACCTCCGCGAGTACCAGGCGGACGCGCTCGCGGCGTGGCACGACGCCGACGACCGGGGCGTGTTGGAGCTACCGACGGGGGCCGGCAAGACCGTGATCGCGATCCGCGCGATGGTCGATCTGGGGGTCCCGACGCTCGTCGTCGTCCCGACGGTCGACCTCCTCGAGCAGTGGCAACGCGAACTGGAGACCGAGTTCGACGTCCCGATCGGCCGGTTCGGCGGCGGCGAGCAGCGGCAGGAGGCGATCACGGTGTCGACGTACGACTCCGCGTACCTCAAAGCCGAGGACGTCGGCGACGCCTTCGGGCTCGTCGTCTTCGACGAGGTCCACCACCTCGGCGGCGAGGGGTACCGGGACGTCGCCCGGCTGCTCGCCGCGCCCGCGCGCCTCGGGCTCACGGCGACGTTCGAGCGCCCCGACGGGGCCCACGAGACGGTCGCGGAGCTGGTCGGCGAGCGCGTCTACGCGCTCGACGTCGACGACCTCGCCGGCGACCACCTCGCGCCCTACGACATCCGCCGGATCGAGGTGGAGCTGACGCCCGAGGAGCGCGAGCGGTACGACGAGAAGCAGGGGACGTTCCTGGAGTACGTCCGCGAGGCCGGGATCACCTTCGAGAGCGGCGAGGACTATCGGAAACTGGTGATGCGCTCGGGCAACGACCCGCGGGCGCGGGAGGCGCTGCTCGCGAAGTCGGCCGCGCGCGAGGTCATGATGAACGCCGACCGGAAGCTCGAGCGGCTCGCGGACCTCCTCGAGCGCCACCGGGACGACCGGATCATCGTCTTCACCGCCCACACGGAGCTGGTCTACCGGATCTCCGAGCGGTTCCTGATCCCCGCGATCACGGCGGAGACGGGCGCGGCGGAGCGCCGGGAGGTCCTCGAGCGGTTCCGCGACGGGACGTACGGCCGGGTGGTCGCCGCCAACGTCCTCGACGAGGGGGTAGACGTCCCCGACGCCAACGTCGCTGTCGTCCTCTCGGGATCGGGCAGCGAGCGGGAGTTCACCCAGCGGCTCGGGCGGGTCCTCCGGCCGAAGGCGGACGGCGGCCGAGCGGTGCTCTACGAGATCGTCTCGGCCGAGACGGCCGAGGAGCGCGTCGCGGCGCGCCGGCGGTGAAGTCCGTCGAGGTACTTCCGAACGGATCGATCTCTGAGGGACCGAGTTCGAATCGATCGAAACCGGTCGGAGCCGCCGCGAAAACACACTCGCCTATAGAACGGGTGTTTCGTGTGTGATCGGGCTGATGAGAGTGGGATCGTCGTTGACGCGGTGAACTGCTTCAAAGCCCCAGTCGCGAGGACTCGCGCGGCTTGCTGTGCTCCTCGCTCGCGTTGCTCGCTGCGGTGCTTACTGCGCCGGGCTTCGTCCTCGCGGCAGCGAGGCGCTACGCGCCTCTGGAAGCCGGCGGCGTTGCCGCCGGCGACTGCCCCTTTGAGTCCCACCCCGCACCACAACCGCACCTCACGCCTCCCCAACCTCGCGGCTCGCACTCTCCGAGTGCTCACCGCGTCCCTCGCGGGCTCCTCGTGCCCCTTCGGGGCACTCGGAGGCGCGCCACCGCGATCGCTCGTTGCTTCGCCTGTACCGACCGACCCGAGATCGCGCTCCGCCGATCGACCGACGTCTCCGGGCGAACCTGTTCGGGTCGCCGTTTAGGGGGAAAGCGACCTTACCGTTGGACATGAGCACGACCGCCGAGGAACGTCCGGACGACCGGACGAGCGAGGAGGACGCCGCGACCGGAGACGAGGCGGCAATCGAGGACGAGACCGAGGCCGCCGAGGAGCCGCCGGAGACGACCGTGACGGTGCGGTGTACGGGTCACGTCCGCACGGAACTCGACGGGACCTACGAGTTCGAGTACACCTTCACCGGGAACACGCTGCGGGAGTTCCTCGACGACCTCTTCGAGGACTACCCCGAGCTTCAAGAGCTGCTGATCGCGGAGACGGAGGCGGACGCCACCCACAGCGGCTGGGCCCCGACGCCGGAGGAGCTCCCCGGCACGTGGACGAAGAACCCGGTCGGCGAACAGACCATCGCGTACGCCCGGATCCTCGTGAACGGCCGGTTCAACGAGAACGAGCGGGGGTTCGACACCGAACTCGAGGAGGGGGACCGCGTCGCGTTGGTGTACCCGTTCATGTTCTGTTGTTGAGGCCGGTCGGACACGTTTATACGCCGACGGCTCCCACGGGCTGGTGATCGACCGTCCGCGACGCCGGGCGGATCGGATTCACCATGGCACAGATACGCCTCCTCGTCGACCTGCCGGACGGCCCGTGGATCGCCGACGTCTCCCGCGAGTTCCCCGAGGCCGTCTTCCGCGTGTTGACCGCGACTCCCGGCGACGACGCGGGGTTCGCGCTCGTCCGGATCACCACCGACGCCGTCGACGACGTGCTCGCGGCGATGGAGGCCCACTCCGGCCTCGCCGAGACGTCGGTGATGACGCGCTCGCCCGAGGAGGCCACCGTCCAGATCGAGGCGTCCGCGCCGCTCCTGCTGCTCGCCGCACAGGGTGCTGGCGTCCCCATCGAGATGCCGGTCGAGATCACGAACGGGGTCGCCACGCTCGACGCGACCGGCGCGCACGACCGGCTCTCGACGTTCGGCGACCAGCTCGCCGGGATGGGGCTCTCCTACGAGGTGGAGTTCGTCCAACAGCGCGTGAACCCGAGCCAGCTCCTCACCGAGAACCAGCTCGACCTCCTCTTGACCGCGGTGGAGGCCGGCTACTACGACGTGCCCCGCGAGAGCACGCTCACCGAGGTCGCCGAGGCGGCCGGGATCGCGAAGTCGACGTGTAGCGAGACGCTCCAACGCGTCGAGCGGACGATCGTCCGCGAGTTCGTCGAGGACCTCCCGACGGTGAGCGGCGAGTTGAAACGGCAGTTGGTGGGCGAAGACGGCGACTGACGGGAGGAAACGCCGGCCGGCCGGGCGAGACGCTGACTGGTCGAGGACCGGTCAGGCCTCGTAGCCGGCCATCTCCATCACGGAGGCGAACTGCTCCGTGTCCGTGACGCTCTCGTAGACCATCCCGCCGATCATCCCGCCGGGGTAGGTGTCGCCGTTCATCGCGTGGTTGACCTTGTGACAGTGGAGCGCGTAGACGCCCGGGTCGGCGTCGGCGGTGAACTCGATCGTCTTCCGCTCGGCGGGCGCGATCGGAATCACGTCCTCGCGGTGACGGGCGGACTCGGGGATGACCCCGCCGTCCTTCTCGACGACGGTGAACCCGTGGTTGTGCGTGTGCATCGCGTGCGACTCGTAGCCGGCGTTGACGTAGTGGATCCGGACCCGGTCGCCCTCCTCGACGATCAGCGGCGACCCCCGCTCCGGGTGGAAGGTGTACGGCGCGCAGCGACCGTTCACGGTGAACGCGTCGGGGTTGCGGTCCCGGTGGCTGAAGGAGACGTCGCCGCCCGCCATCGACGCGGACAGGCGGGTGTCCCAGTCCTTGATCGTCATGAACGCCTCCTTGTCGGGGGCCTCGTATCCCTCCGGATCGACCCGCAGGATCCCGAACATCCCCATGTCGAGGTGGTTCTGCGTCTGGTAGTGGCAGTGGTAGAGGTGGGTGCCGGGCTGGTTGGCGGTGATCTCGTAGGTGTACTCCTCGCCGGGCGCGACCTGCCGGCCGGTCGTGGTCGGCACGCCGTCGTCCATCCAGCTCTTCGAGAGCCCGTGGACGTGGAACGTGTGCGGTCGGTTGTGCTCGGTGTTGTCGTAGGTGATCTCCAGGTCCGTCCCCTCCGTGACCCGGAGCAGGGGGCCGGGAACGCTGGGGTCCGTCCCCGGCGTCTCCCACGCCCACACCTCCGGCAGCTCCCAGGGGCCGCCCCGCGTCCCGTCGCCGAGCAGCCGGTGTCGACACGCCCGCGTGGACATCGTGACCGCCCCGTCCGTCTCGTCGAGGTCGATCGTCGTCCGCGGCGCCGTGTAGGGGTGGTCCGTCTCCACCGCGGTCGAGTCGCTCCCGGACCACTCCTCGACCTGCTCGGTCGCTTCGGCCTGCTCGGCCGGCTCCGATCCGCCCGCGCCGCCGGTGTTCGCCGTGCTCGCCGCGCTGGCGTCCGCCCGGGGTGCCCCACAGCCCGCGATCCCGACGGTTCCGAGGGCCGCGGCCGCCGAGAGGAAACTCCGTCTGGACGCCGTGCGTCGACCTGCTGCGTCGTCGTTCATCACGGGTGACGCTCGGAACCACGTCCGGTTAAGCGGAGATCGGAATCTCGCGGTTCGGAAACGCGCCCGAACACGTTCGGATCGGTCCGTAACCGCTCGCGGGAACGCCGGTTCGGGGAGGGGACGCTCCCGTCGGGTATTAACGCCCCCGCCGCCTACCGGGGAGCGTGTTACGAAAGGACCTCCTGCGCGTCTCCCGCGCGGGCGGCGGGTACCGTCCCCGGTTCGCCGGCCGGGAGCACCGCCCGCTCGCCGCGAGGGTGCTCGGGGCCTTCGAGGCCAACGTCGGCGAGCCCCGGTCGGCCGTGACGGCGGCGGTCGACGCGCTGGAGGCCGAGTCGGAGGACTTCAAGCTCGTCCGCGGGCTCGCCGCGCTCGTCGAGCGCGAGTGCGCCTTCGAGACGCGCTCGACCGTCCCGCCGCCGCGGGTCCGGCGCGCCGCCTTCGAGGCCGCCGAGGCGGTCGGCGTCGCCGGCGCGGACGACCGGTCGCGGGCGGTCGACCGGGCGGCGGACAGCCTCGGCGTCGATCCCGCGGTCGTCGAGAACGACCTGTACGCGGACCGCGAGCGCAACGAGGTCCTCGTCGACGCCGACGTGCGCTGGGATCCGGACGCGCTCGTCGAGCAGTACAACCTCTCTCTCGCCCAGACGGCGCTGTTCGACGCCACCGAGGTCCGCGTGCGCTCCGTCGACCCCAAGGCGCTCGTGAGCGCGGTCAAGCGACTCCGGCTGATGTACGAGCTCCGCCGAACCGACGACGGGCGGGAGCTCGTCGTCACCGGCCCGGACGCGCTCTTCCGGCGGACCAGACGCTACGGGACCGCGTTCGCCCGGCTCCTCCGGACCGTCGCGGGCACCGCCGAGTGGCGGCTGGAGGCGACGATCGACGACCGGGGAACGGAGCGGACGATGACGCTCTCCGAGGCCGACGTGACGGTGCCCGGCGTCGATCCGGTCGCCGAGCCCGACTTCGACAGCGGCGTCGAGGCCGACTTCGCCGGGCGGTTCCGCGGGCTCGACCTCGACTGGACGCTGGTCCGCGAGCCGGAGCCGCTCGCCACCGGGACGCGGGTGATGATCCCCGACTTCGCCTTCGAGTACGACCACGCCGACTTTCGGCTGTTTTTTGAAGTTATGGGCTTCTGGACGCCGGAGTACGTGGAAAAGAAGCTCGACCAGCTCGCCGACGTGGAGGACGTGGATCTGCTCGTCGCGGCCGACGAGAGCCTCGGCGTCGGCGAGGCGATCGCCGCGCGCGACCACCGCGTGCTCACCTACGCGGGAACCGTCCCGGTGAAGGCCGTCGTCGACGTGCTCCGCGAGTACGAGGCCGACCTCGTCGCCGAGGCGGCCGCGGGCCTCCCGGAGTCGTTCGCGCCCGACGACGACGTCGTCGGGCTCGCCGACCTGGCGGCCCGCCACGGCGTGAGCGAGTCGGCGGTCGAGGACGGCCCGTTCCCCGACCACGAGCTCGTGGGGCGGACGCTGATCCGCCCGGCGGTTCTCGAGCGGCTGCGCGGAGAGATGGAGGACGGGGAGTCGCTGTCGGCGGTCGAAGAGCGGCTCGACGCCTACGGGATCGACGACGCGAGCGCGACCCTCTCGACGCTCGGCTACCGCGTCGAGTGGGAGGGGCTGGGCGGCGGAACCGTTCGAGAGAAGGCCGCTTCTCCCGAAGACGAGTGAGCGACGGCGGCGAGTGCGGACGGTCGCGGTCCACCAGGACCAGGTGCGGCCGACCGCGGTCGATCGGGACGGAGGAGACGCTCGTGGCCGCCCACGACTGACTTTTTCGAAGGTTGACAATTCTCAAATATTTATATATGCTTGGTCGACGTAGTGTAATCTGTACTACATATGGCGACGAACATACGAACGCGGCTGCTGGGACAGGACGTATCGTTCCCGCTCGACGAATCGCGGCTGGCCTACTGGTTGGTCGTGATGCGGCTGATCGTCGGCTGGTGGTTCCTCCACGCGGGACTGGACAAGTTCCTCGCGTGGCCGTTCGACGCGAGCTGGTTCGTCGGCGGCGCGGCCGCCCAGACGACGCTCGGACCGGTGCTCGTCCTCTTCTCGGACGGGATACTGCTCTCGTTCACGAACGTGATGGTCCCGGTCGGCCAGGTGCTGATCGGGCTCGGGCTGATCGTCGGCGCGTTGACCCGCCTCGCCGCCTTCTTCGGCGCGTTCCTGATGGTGTTCTTCTACTTCGTCAACGGCGAGACGGGCGGCTGGTCACACGGCGTGATCACCGGCGACCTGCTCGGACTGTTGATCTTCGCGATGATCGCCACGCTCGGGGCCGGGCGCGTGCTGGGCGTCGACGCCTACCTCGCGCGGACCGACTTCGTGAAAGAGCACCCGCGGCTGCGGCACTTCATCGGTTAAAGAGGACACACCATGACTCAACTCACCACGGCGGAACGGATCGCGTTGTACGGCGGCGGCGGCCTGCTCCTGATCGGCACTCTCGGGATCGGGCTGCTCGAGATAGTCGCGGGCGCGCCGCACCCGGTGTCGGGGGAGGGCCAGATCGTCCACGAGACGCTGGTTCCGCTCACGGTCCGGTCGTCGATCATGCTCCTGGGACTGCTCCTGTGGGGCGCGTACGCCGTCTCCAGCGTGGCCCGCGAGCCCCCGGCGGACACGTCGATCTGAGGCGGGCGGGGAGGCCGACTCGAACCGTCCCTTTTCGAACCGCACTCACTCCTCGAGGACCGGCAGGTCCGCTCGGCTCCCCTTGGGGACCACGGAGCGCAACTCGCCGTGGAGGTAGAGGCCGACGCCGATCGGGGCGCTCTCGCCCGCGATCCGGTGGGAGACGACCAGGTACCCCCAGTCGCCGTCCCACTCCGGCAGGTCCTGGTCCTCGCCGGCGACGAACCGGCTCGCGCGCTCGGGACCGAGTTCGACCACGTTCCGGGTCGCGTGGGAACCGAACCGCTGGACCGCGCGGGTCGTCGGCTTCCAGTGCTCCTGGCGCGTCCGCAGGAACGTCATGCCGATCGCCTCGACCCGGCTCGGGTCGGCGGCCTCGCCGTTGAAGACCCACACCTTCCCGGCCCCCTTCTCCCAGAAGCCGTACCCGCCGAGCACGTCCCGGCCGATCCCGAAGCGGGTCTCCCACCAGTCGAGGACCTCCTCGCGGCTGGCCCGACCGACCACCTCGCGGTCCGCGGCCGTCTCCGGGAGCCGGTCGAAGCGCTGGCCGTCGTTGGTGGGGGCGGTGTCGTTGGGGGAGCCGTCGTCGCGGGAGCCGTCGTCGGGATCGTGATCGCTCATCGGGCCACCTCCGAACCGCCGACGCGCAGCTTCGCACAGAAGAAGCCGCCCGTGTCGTTGTGGTGGGGGTACACCCGATGCGCGCGGGTCACGCTCTCGTCGTACGTCTCGCCGTCCCACTCGGTCACGCCGGGTGCCGTCTCGAGGGGGAGGTCGAACCCGACGACCTCGCAGTCCTCGGCCGCGAGGGCGTGATCGAGTACCGCCTCGTTCTCCTCGGGCGCGAAGGTACACGTCGAGTAGACGACGGTCCCGCCGGGGCGGGTCGCCTGGATCGCCCGCGTCAAGATCCCCTTCTGGATCCCGGCGACGCCGTGGACGTGGTCCATGGTCCACTCCTCGAGCACGTCCGGGTTCTTCCGGCAGGTCCCCTCACACGAGCAGGGCGCGTCGACCAGCGCGCGGTCGAACGCGTCGAACGCGAGCGGTTTCAGCGAGAAGTTGCGGGCGTCCTGGTTGGTCACTATCGCGTTCGTCACCCCGAGGCGCTCGGCGTTGTGTCTGAGCGCCGAGAGCCGCCCGAGGTTGTTGTCGTTGGCGACGACGGTCCCCGAGTCGTCCATCAGGTCGGCTATCTGCGTCGTCTTGCTGCCCGGGGCCGCACACGCGTCCCAGACGCGGTCGCCCGGCCGCGGGTCGAGCGCCAGCGCGGGGAGCGCGGAGACCTCCTCCTGCCCGTGGGTCCAGCCGTGCGCGTGCGGCCAGTTCCCGCCGGGGTTCCCGTCCGGCAGCCGGAAGATCCCGTCGTGCCAGCCGACCGGCTCGTGGGCGACGCCCTCCGCCTCGAACGCCTCGCGGACGCGCTCCGGGGAGGCCTTGATCCGGTTCGTGCGGACGACCGACGGGAGGAGTCGGTCGCAGGCCGCCCGGAACGCGTCGACGTCGTCGACGAGCGGCTCGTACCGGTCGAGCGGGTTCATGCCCGCCCTTCCGCGCCGGACGGTTAGTCGGTTTCGGGTCGACCTCGGTGCGGGCGGGAGCGGGAAACTGGAGATACGGAGGGAGCGAGCACCGTAGAACACCCGACGGCTCGGCTAGATCTGCGCTCCGACGTGGGGGACACGACCGCGAAACACACCGCCAAAGCCCCGCCCGCTCGGTCATACGTCGTTGCTGGCGCGGTGAACACCGCCAAAGCCCCACCCGGCACCACCCAGCCCCGCACCTCACGCCTCCCCAGCCTCGCGGCTCGCGGTTTCACCGCTCGCCGCGT is part of the Halorubrum aethiopicum genome and encodes:
- a CDS encoding multicopper oxidase domain-containing protein; the encoded protein is MNDDAAGRRTASRRSFLSAAAALGTVGIAGCGAPRADASAASTANTGGAGGSEPAEQAEATEQVEEWSGSDSTAVETDHPYTAPRTTIDLDETDGAVTMSTRACRHRLLGDGTRGGPWELPEVWAWETPGTDPSVPGPLLRVTEGTDLEITYDNTEHNRPHTFHVHGLSKSWMDDGVPTTTGRQVAPGEEYTYEITANQPGTHLYHCHYQTQNHLDMGMFGILRVDPEGYEAPDKEAFMTIKDWDTRLSASMAGGDVSFSHRDRNPDAFTVNGRCAPYTFHPERGSPLIVEEGDRVRIHYVNAGYESHAMHTHNHGFTVVEKDGGVIPESARHREDVIPIAPAERKTIEFTADADPGVYALHCHKVNHAMNGDTYPGGMIGGMVYESVTDTEQFASVMEMAGYEA
- a CDS encoding DEAD/DEAH box helicase family protein → MTVRLSYESGTIRVVGDPDESDAGWDGDLPPLPGVETDPRSGTGRAPAHRYAAIRRALEVAGVPVDDRVPAWERGEGDAGLALSTDYDLREYQADALAAWHDADDRGVLELPTGAGKTVIAIRAMVDLGVPTLVVVPTVDLLEQWQRELETEFDVPIGRFGGGEQRQEAITVSTYDSAYLKAEDVGDAFGLVVFDEVHHLGGEGYRDVARLLAAPARLGLTATFERPDGAHETVAELVGERVYALDVDDLAGDHLAPYDIRRIEVELTPEERERYDEKQGTFLEYVREAGITFESGEDYRKLVMRSGNDPRAREALLAKSAAREVMMNADRKLERLADLLERHRDDRIIVFTAHTELVYRISERFLIPAITAETGAAERREVLERFRDGTYGRVVAANVLDEGVDVPDANVAVVLSGSGSEREFTQRLGRVLRPKADGGRAVLYEIVSAETAEERVAARRR
- a CDS encoding DUF7122 family protein, with the translated sequence MSDHDPDDGSRDDGSPNDTAPTNDGQRFDRLPETAADREVVGRASREEVLDWWETRFGIGRDVLGGYGFWEKGAGKVWVFNGEAADPSRVEAIGMTFLRTRQEHWKPTTRAVQRFGSHATRNVVELGPERASRFVAGEDQDLPEWDGDWGYLVVSHRIAGESAPIGVGLYLHGELRSVVPKGSRADLPVLEE
- a CDS encoding alpha/beta hydrolase, with protein sequence MRAAELDPELAAVVDELEALGLPEWHDLSVEAARRLEDEVFSGEPEPTVESVRDLAFDGPHGEVPVRVYRPAAATGSGEPADVDESADADAPPARTLVYFHGGGWTLGTLDSIDGPCRELATRTDSVVVSVDYRLAPEHPFPVPVDEAAAAVEWAAEVAASFGGDPDRLGVAGTSAGGALAAVAALHAREFDGPDIVGQFLLYPIAGHDFGTDSYRENADGPLLTRADMEWFYEQYLRSPVDAHNPFAVPLRADDLGGLPPATVVTAGFDPLRDDGLALAERFAEEGTPVESRHYPAMAHGFCSLTDRVAVAEEALSAVADDVRERL
- a CDS encoding DoxX family protein: MATNIRTRLLGQDVSFPLDESRLAYWLVVMRLIVGWWFLHAGLDKFLAWPFDASWFVGGAAAQTTLGPVLVLFSDGILLSFTNVMVPVGQVLIGLGLIVGALTRLAAFFGAFLMVFFYFVNGETGGWSHGVITGDLLGLLIFAMIATLGAGRVLGVDAYLARTDFVKEHPRLRHFIG
- a CDS encoding RsmB/NOP family class I SAM-dependent RNA methyltransferase, with translation MNPLDRYEPLVDDVDAFRAACDRLLPSVVRTNRIKASPERVREAFEAEGVAHEPVGWHDGIFRLPDGNPGGNWPHAHGWTHGQEEVSALPALALDPRPGDRVWDACAAPGSKTTQIADLMDDSGTVVANDNNLGRLSALRHNAERLGVTNAIVTNQDARNFSLKPLAFDAFDRALVDAPCSCEGTCRKNPDVLEEWTMDHVHGVAGIQKGILTRAIQATRPGGTVVYSTCTFAPEENEAVLDHALAAEDCEVVGFDLPLETAPGVTEWDGETYDESVTRAHRVYPHHNDTGGFFCAKLRVGGSEVAR
- a CDS encoding helix-turn-helix domain-containing protein, whose amino-acid sequence is MAQIRLLVDLPDGPWIADVSREFPEAVFRVLTATPGDDAGFALVRITTDAVDDVLAAMEAHSGLAETSVMTRSPEEATVQIEASAPLLLLAAQGAGVPIEMPVEITNGVATLDATGAHDRLSTFGDQLAGMGLSYEVEFVQQRVNPSQLLTENQLDLLLTAVEAGYYDVPRESTLTEVAEAAGIAKSTCSETLQRVERTIVREFVEDLPTVSGELKRQLVGEDGD
- a CDS encoding MoaD/ThiS family protein, which translates into the protein MSTTAEERPDDRTSEEDAATGDEAAIEDETEAAEEPPETTVTVRCTGHVRTELDGTYEFEYTFTGNTLREFLDDLFEDYPELQELLIAETEADATHSGWAPTPEELPGTWTKNPVGEQTIAYARILVNGRFNENERGFDTELEEGDRVALVYPFMFCC
- a CDS encoding DUF790 family protein, whose product is MLRKDLLRVSRAGGGYRPRFAGREHRPLAARVLGAFEANVGEPRSAVTAAVDALEAESEDFKLVRGLAALVERECAFETRSTVPPPRVRRAAFEAAEAVGVAGADDRSRAVDRAADSLGVDPAVVENDLYADRERNEVLVDADVRWDPDALVEQYNLSLAQTALFDATEVRVRSVDPKALVSAVKRLRLMYELRRTDDGRELVVTGPDALFRRTRRYGTAFARLLRTVAGTAEWRLEATIDDRGTERTMTLSEADVTVPGVDPVAEPDFDSGVEADFAGRFRGLDLDWTLVREPEPLATGTRVMIPDFAFEYDHADFRLFFEVMGFWTPEYVEKKLDQLADVEDVDLLVAADESLGVGEAIAARDHRVLTYAGTVPVKAVVDVLREYEADLVAEAAAGLPESFAPDDDVVGLADLAARHGVSESAVEDGPFPDHELVGRTLIRPAVLERLRGEMEDGESLSAVEERLDAYGIDDASATLSTLGYRVEWEGLGGGTVREKAASPEDE